Part of the Nicotiana sylvestris chromosome 2, ASM39365v2, whole genome shotgun sequence genome, tataggaatgtgCATGTTCACGATATTAGGAAAATATTTAGGGTTAATCAAATCAACATCTATTTACAAGTTTGTTAACATGGTTTAAAACAAATGACtcgtagagatcatgtctataggaagttTTTTTTCAAACTTGCCTCACTCGTCTAAAAGCAGTAACAATTTCATTAACTAACGGACAAAAAACCAATGGTTCTCTGAACCATTGAGCCTCTTCTCAGATTAGTGCAACTCTTTCTAAAACCTAATCTTCTGGTAAACTTGCATGCTTTCTGAAACTTACTTCCTTTTCTGGTAGTTCGATGAACGATTTCCAACTCAGTTATATATCACTTTTCtgtattttatcattttttaataAGTTCTGCAGCTCGAACTCGTTTTCTCCTTAAACAATCTGCCTCTTTTGAAACTTGGTTAAAATTGCTCTTTCTCTACTAATCTGCAATTCAATGGTCTGTCTTATGGGAACTATTCTACGTCGTTTTGTTAAGTCTGTGGCTTGCCTTTTCTTCAAAACTTTTCTGTCTATTTTTCAAAAGAATTAGTAATCCCACTCGTGTTAATTAAGTGCCTTAATCTCTGACAATTATATCCGAGTTGCCTAATGCAGACTTTCTGTCTAAATatatgtgttgaaccagtccgctcgccgcttaatttttaacttaagaccaaatcagtatatgctaagacatgctaaactaagtgttgtctgatttaaggggtttatttgagccttgtttgcttgtttactcatccctttatttgatatttgttttgaatgtcgaaactagaattttatcctttaaactccataaaggccccatccctttcttccctcttaggattagaagtcctaatgCCCCGGGATTGATAGGTCGGGacgggtattagcatgcaataagtaaacgagactaaacacgctttaataccttaacggggtgggaagggtagaatatggatatgatgaccggtgcgctaatatctcgtgtgagaatgattgctgggtattgcaccaaggtgatccatattgtatttaaacctaggacctttttctttatttatacgaTGTGATGTATTCTTAAAAGTAATGCTTTCTTCAATCAATCTTTTCTTTCCAAAACCACTTatgtctttttttctctcttttttttcaaaactttcaacttatttgtattccttatgtgcaaacattgtctgttacttctactcttcttaaagtcacagcTAAGtacggccgggaaccacactagtggatcttgaggggtgcctaacaccttccccatcgagataatttcaatcccttacccgaactctggtttttctttcaaactcttcttcttttttttaaagtgtcctaatgcactataatcattaggtggcgactattcaaattccataacccgattcctcaaaagggaataagagttgttttgcccataatgtcgtaaacccgattttgccttcttttaggagggaaaaagggggcgtcgacaacatggcgactctgctggggaaacctttaaggcttttaccattacgTGCTTTTGTGATTTTTAATTGCATTTACCTTCTGTCTTTAATTATTTCATCAAAATACTAACTTGGCCCttcatgtttttctttccttttaattttttttttactgcCTTATTATTTCAATTCTATTGTAATTACTCAGCATTTATTGTAAtctttactttatgaacgtgaaaatacatgcaaTTTGTCTCATTGTTATAACTGCATTCCTCAATATCATATTCCATTCgtgccaaaacaaatcctatagcaatgcttataatgagtggttgggcccttccgatattataaaccccctaaatgtggcaaaggcatatttgcggtaaaaccagtcgatcaacggtgtagtcgacggttccgtgcctttccctcttgagttgtccgctcaagggtaccttgtCTAGCACTTCAAAAAGTAGAAACCATATTCCCTTGAAAAtgttcatgcatcatggtcaaccctagccgagtcagttatgttgtccacataatgactcctTAAGATAGCTTAAACCAAAGTCCATCGAGTTTCCTAAAACCGAAACGGAAACATCCACGTTATgtgtatttatttggagaactaactGCCTTTTGCTAATTATTGATTCaaatagtcaagtctggtggAGTTAAGGGcctaacactttgttttgcagaaaatgaggcacgaggtccccagattcagtATGGTATCAAACATTCATCCAAAGCTgctgaattggtgggaagatcttcactccagtgaGCAAACACTCGTctgcaaatacttagggaatttGACCACTCTTTTGGAAATTCAtcccaacaacaagatcattgaGGCTGCCACTTTGTTTAAGGATAGTGATCGATCAGTGTTCCACTTCGGAGACTTGGAAATGACCCCTTTGCTAGAAGAGATAGAGGGCCTAGCTGGTATCCcctgggagactccgggtttgcttatgccggAAAACCGCAAAAGTAGAGGctttcttaagatgatgggactcaaGAAAAATCCCGACCTCTCTTGcttgaaggactcctacataccatTTGACTTCTTGTACGAGAGATATGGCCACAGCAAGTCCTATCGCACCTACATGGACGAGTTTGCCCTCACTTCTTTGGGACACATACATAGAAGGGTCTTTGTGTTCATGTTTTGCTTCTTGGGCATGATAATTTTCCCTAtaaagaaggctaggatccacgcCAGACTAGCCATGGTGACCAAGACCTTAATGGAGGGTATTGATGGGCAAACTTTCAGTATAGTACCCATGATCGTTACTGAAATATACCGGGctttggaaaagtgtcaacaaggagccccgcattttgaagggtgcaacttgttactTCAACTTTGGCTCATAGAACACCTTCAGAAATGCGACTACATATAGGAAATCATACGCAGGGATTGGGATGACCATATAGCTTTTCATCACCCAAAGCGAATGAACTTTATGCACaatatgtttgctcagccagaagacgCCAGTGGATGGGTAGATCTGCTTGAGAATCTGAAAGAAGAGCATGTACAATGGATGTATGAGTGGTTCCCAATCGGGGAATTTATTGTTCGATTTCGGGATGCACCGTTCCTTATACTCATTGGCTTGAGAGGAacttacccttatgtccctctccgagctATGAGACAAGCAGGGAGGAaacaaatcataccaagggtcgacaagataatTCACTTCAGAGCCAACTTTCAGGATGATGATAGCCCACACAGGtgtcaagctcagcacatgtggcactgcaagctTGTTTTGGGAAGGGAATCCCTCaaaccagacaggtatcatgccggATGTGTGCCGCACTATTTGGGTTGGTTGGAGGATGATCACATTGGTTTTGGTCACCCAGGGTTTGTCCATGGTCATAGGCTTATTGATGAAAAGACTGCAGCAAAggttaaatacaatcaactgtgCGAAAGGATGCGAGAATGCGAGAACGAGCACCGGGAAATGCAGGAAGCCCACGAGAAGCTGATCAACgagtggaaggatatggctgtcaacGTCAACAACCGGCTGGGGTATCTGGAACGAGGCTTAGTGGAATTGGAAGGTAAATTTCTGAACAGGATCGACGATTGTCAGAATGCTGAGGATAATAAAGGTGAGCACCTGGCACGAGCTTACTTGCTGCTGGGACAGCGCGAGCTGGTGCAGCTGTACGAGGGAGGCAAGAATACCGGACCTGGGGAAGGTCCGTCTGGGACCAAGTaattaggagtcttttattttgcttctaATAATGTAATAAGGTCGATGGCCACTAGTGCCATTTTATTTTCCGTTATTTAGCGTCGCTTTGGAGTcatcttattttttatcaataaaatgaggcatttagcattataagttctccaagttaatttgtcgctaggcctacctcaggcacaacgaggcacctaacttaggacgcgatttatattcttgcacaatgtgtttaaatattgcttTATTCCCCTCcacaaaggttagttcgtgcattctggcaccatcagcatactcaacaagatccaagggccctccacctcctcctcaaTTCTATTATAATTTATGAGCATTTATTGTAAtctttactttatgaacgtgaaaatacatgcaaTTTGTCTCATTGTTATAACTGTAttcctcaacatcatattccattcgtgccaaaacaaatcctatagcaacgcttataatgagtggttgcgcccttccgatattataAACCCCCTAAATATGGCAAAGGCATATTTACGATAAAACCAaccgatcaacggtgtagtcgacggttccatgcctttccctcttgagttgtccgcttaagGGTACCTTGTCTAGCACTTCAAAAAGTAGAAACCATATTCCCTTGAAACtgttcatgcatcatggtcaaccctagccgagtcagttatgttgtccacataatgactcctTAAGATAGCCTaaaccaaagtccatcgggtttcctgaaacccaaacggacacctccacgttatgtgcatttatttggagaactaaatgcctttTGCTAATTGTTGATtcaaatagtcgagtctggtggggttaAGGGcctaacactttgttttgcagaaaatgaggcacgaggtccccagattcggtatggtattCAACATTCATCCAAAGATgctgaattggtgggaagatcttcactccagtgaGCAGACACTCGTtcgcaaatacttagggaatttGCCCTCACTTCTGGAAATCCagcccaacaacaagatcattgaGGCTGCCACTTTATTTTGGGATAGTGATCGATCAGTGTTCCGCTTCAGAGACTTGGAAATGACCCCTTTGCTAGAAGAGCTAAAGGGCCTAGCTGGTATCCcctgggagactccgggtttgcttatgccggAAAACCGCAAAAGTAGAGGctttcttaagatgatgggactcaaGAAAAATCCCGACCTCTCTTGCTTGAAGGACTTATACATACCATTTGACTTCTTGTACGAGAGATATGGCCACAACAAGTCCTATCGCACCTACATGGACGAGTTTGCCCTCACTTCTTTGGGACACATACATAGAAGGGTCTTTGTGTTCATGTTTTGCTTCTTGGGCATGATAattttccctatgaagaaggctaggatccacaccagactagCCATGGTGACCAAGACCTTAATGGAGGGTATTGATGGGCAAACCTTCAGCATAGTACCCATGATCGTTGCTGAAATATACCGGGctttggaaaagtgtcaacaaggagccccgcactttgaagggtgcaacttgttactTCAACTTTGGCTCATAGAACACCTTCAGAAATGCGACTATAGACAGGAAATCATACGCAGGGCTTAGGATGACCATATAGCTTTTCATCACCCAAAGCGAATGAACTTTATGCCCaatatgtttgctcagccagaagacgCCAGTGGATGGGTAGAGCTGCTTGAGAATCTGAAAGAAGAGCATGTACAATGGATGTATGAGTGGTTCCCAACCGGGGAATTTATTGTTCAATTTTGGGATGCACCGTTCCTTATACTCATTGGCTTGAGAGGAacttacccttatgtccctctccgagctATGAGACAAGTAGGGAGGAaacaaatcataccaagggtcgacaagataagTCACTTCAAGCTGACTTTCAGGATGATGATAGCCCACACAGGtgtcaagctcagcacatgtggcactgcaagctTGTTTTGGAAGGGAATCCCTCGAACCAGACAGATATCATGCCGGATGTGTGTTGCACTATTTGGGTTGGTTAGAGGATGATCACATTGGTTTGGGTCACCCATGGTGTGTCTATGGTCATAGGCTTATTGATGAAAAGATTGCAGCAAAGGTTAAACACAATCAACTGCGTGAAAGGATGTCAGAATGCGAGAACgagcaccgggaaatacaggAAGCCCACGAGAAGCTGATCAACgagtggaaggatatggctgtcaacGCCAACAACCGACTGGGGTATCTGGAACGAGGCTTAGTGGAATTGGAAGGTAAATTTCTGAAGAGGATCGACGATTGTCAGAATGCTGAGGGTAATGAAGGTGGGCACCTGGCCCGAGCTTACTTGCTGCTAGGACTGTGCGAGCTAGAGCAGCTGTACGAGGGAGGAAAGAATACCGAACCTGGGGAAGGTccgtctgggaccaagtagttaggagtcttttattttgcttctaatgatgtaataaggccgatggccactagtgacattttattttccgtTATTTAGCGTCGCTTTGGAGTcatcttattttttatcaataaaatgaggcgtttagcattataagttctctaagttaatttgtcgctaggcctacctcaggcacaacgatgcacccaaattaggacgcgatttatattcttgcacaatgtgtttaaatattgcaacattttcttctcacaacccgcactaacttgttacctttttgttttttctttatttttattccccttcccaaaggttagttcatgcattctggcaccatcagcatactcaacaagatccaagggccctccacctcctcctcctccgtaTCCTACCATAAAcaggaacaaaggcaaaatgggagATATAAGTGCTAGAAAGGAAATCGAGGAAACCTCTCAGAACGCTTCAAtcactaaggaaactgctgctcaTCTTGAACAAACTTTGCTAATATTTCGAGAAGAATTGGAACAAATTCAAAACCTGGCAAGTCTGTCAATCACTCTTGCCGCTGCTGATGCCAACAACCAGAACCATACTACACCACCACCAGCCCAACCCGCTCATACCCAAGCCTGCAACACCTGCAACAACACTCTACTGCTCATTCCCGAACCccaaaacaccacaaacgaccagaACGCTCCCATCTTTGTGGACACTATACCCCACTATGCCCAGCCTATCACAGATACACCTGAATCAGATAACAAAGACTCCCTCATTCATAATTTAGCTGCTGAGCTCAGGAGGCTAACCAGCCGGGTCCAGGGTGTCGAAGATAGCAAAGGTAtggaaggtttgaactatgaatatctttgtgttcagccagatgtcgaactcccggaggggtacaaacctcccaagttcgaaatgttcgacggtacaggtgatcccagggtccatctcagaatgtattgtgataagctggtaggAGTCGGAAGGGACAAgaaaatccgcatgaagctgttcatgaggagtttgaagggtgaTGCTTTATCATGGTATATTAGCCATGATGTAAAGAAATGGACTAGTTGGATGaacatggcatctgactttatggaccggtttaggttcaacactgaGAACGCActagatgtgttctatatccggaatctcaagaagaagcccacaaaGACCTTtcgcgaatatgctactcgttggaggtcagaagcttcTAAGGTCGGACCGACcttggaggaagaacaaatgaacaggtttttcgtccgTGCTCAGGATCCGCAATACTACGAGAGGTTGATGCTAATAGAGGGCCAAaagttctctgacatcatcaagttgggagaaaggattgaagaaggcataaaaaatggtatggtcactaacctcgaggcattgcaagctaccaacaaggatttacagtctggtggctcgTCGAAGAAAAAGGATGTAAATTCCGTAATGGTTGCGCAAAGGAACAATTCCCCTATGAAGTACCAAACCTATCCCTCAgttccactcacatatcaacctaccctaaACTACCAAACACCATCACCcacttaccaaactccaccacctgcttaccaatcacctccaccacctACGTATCAACCCCCTTCACCCAGATAGTCTCAACCCGCACCCGTATACCAAGCATACAACTCCCAACCTTCTCACTACctatcacctcccactcgccaaaatttccctagacccaaaCCAAATTTTGActgcagacctcccagacaatatacaaccatcgctgagccaattgaccaactCTATAAAAAACTCAGCAgccggttatgtcacccccatcccagccgtaactccagaaaatccctcccaatgggtcaacccaaacaagacTTGCACATACCATTCCGGGATGAAGGGCCATACCATTGACGAGTGTCgctcgttgaaagacaagattcagaaCCTGATTAACAACAAGATCATTATAGCAAAGGAGCCCGCTCCTAATGtacgcaacaaccctctgcctgaccacaagGGCGGAGGCATCCATATGATTGAGATtgaagatgattgggaccccaaagggtcaaTCGGGTTGATAGATGAAGGTGATGAACCTCAGAAGCCGGTTGTTACCCTCAATCCCATTGTTGTTCAGATTCAGCCTTCTAAGGAGGATGTGGTAAATGTGTCTGTGCCACTCGAGTTTGAAGCACCGCCTGAAAAGGTGCCAAAAccgattgaggttgagtttgggattccaaaggcacccgcaccgtttgaagttgttgtgttacctcCAAAGGTGCCCATTCCGGTTTCCATGACAGACATGACCCCACTCAAGTCGAAAGCCATACCTTGGTATTACACAGCTGAGGCTAGAAGGAAAGGGAAGACACATACCGGAGAAGCGGTCGCCGCACAGGGCATGACTAGAACAGGCAGGGTATACACCTCAGAACATTTAGCCGAGTCTAGCAAGCAAGCCTCTGGACGTCCTGTCGAAACTGGGCCCGAtgacctttggagaaagatacatgcCAATGAGTACTCGGTCGTTGAACAACttaacaaaacaccggcacagattTCTATCTTGGCCCTTCTGCAAAGCTCTGAGACACATAAAAATGCCTTAATGAAGATACTAAGTGAAGCTTATGTTCCCAGCAACATAACAGGAGGCGAAATAGAGAATATGGTAGGACATGTGTtagaaagccacaagatcaccttccacgaggatgagtTACCACCAGAAGGGCTTagtcacaacaaggcattgcatatcactgtgcaatgcgaagctcatttcatcaccagaatcttgGTCGACGGGGGATcgagcctcaacatttgtccattgataaCTCTCAGGACATTGGGTAAGGGATTGCACGAGGTCAAACACGGGGCTATCAGTGTCAAAGCTTATGATggatctcagaggtccaccattggagaAATTAGCCTATGCCTACAGATGGGACCCACATGGTTTGATATCGAGTTCCAAGTCATTGACGtaccagcatcctacaatttgttgctgggacgaccctggatccacgccactggggctgtagcatcaactttGCATCaagttgtaaaatttgaatggaatcatcaggaagtaatcattcatggcgacgatagcaaccctatatacagtcgccaaatcATTCCGATGATCGGAGGCAGAAGAAGGATAGGAGGATAAACGTACCACCACATCTAGCGGGTCAATGCTGTagacaaagacaagtggtgggatagcaagatccaaagcatcctgaattggagcgggtatgaacccggaaaaggacttggcaagaacctgcagggtatcaccaaacctatcaagctgaagaagcACAGTACCAATTTTGGcctagggtatgagtacacttgggaggagttcaaccactactcacctccatggcgtggaccatacTATCCGCTGGAGCACCCTATACCTCAGTTGGAGCAGACTTTTCAGCCTGCCGACACTTTGTACGGATCAGAGGAAGACGAGGCACTAGCAGCAATAATGAACCTATTTCTGGAAGataatatggattgttgtgttatcttcgaggaggaaggggaggaaggcccttccattcaAGCCGTGAACTGAGGGGAACGCCTCACCAATTGGTGGGTCAGGACCACCAGTGCCCAGAcatcttcggggtagcaaggctgaacgagGATCATGCATCGCATctttattttcttagttgtttttccTTTCTGCATTGTCTTTACTTTCCAAAAGAGCTCTGATGTCTCGAACGATTATGAATTTCAATCAAAGCATTTCAAATCCATTATATATTgcgctcttattattttcctatcattcactttattttacacaacattaaTATTACATATCTTGATGATGAATCGACGACTGTAACTTGCAACGAGGCAATGCAACAAACAGATATagattcagaagaggatgatatactagAAGAGGTTGTGAGAGAGGTCAAAAactttgagaataggcctaagtctaatctAGATGAGACCGAAGTCGGTAATTTGGGTGATACTGagaatgtcaaggaaacacgtaTCAGCGCACATttgtcgccatcagaaaagaaagagtacacagagttcctaaaagagtatgaggatatctttTCATGGTCTTATGACGATATGACTGgcctcagcacatccattgtggCTCATAAGTTGACAGCAGATCctacatgtccgccggtaaagcagaagctcaggaagttcaagccagacatgattttgaagattaaagaagaggttactaagcaagtcaaagccagggTTCTCAGGGTGGTAGAATAtacgacatggttagccaacatcgtgccggtaccaaagaaggagGGGAAGGTTacagtctgtgtcgactaccgggatctcaaccgggccagtcccaaagacaactttactttgccgaatatacacatcttgatcgacaattgcgccaaacatgagctgcagtcattcgttgattgttttgctgggtaccatcagatatggatggatgaagaatgCAGAGAAAACGGCGTTTATCACGCAATGAGGGATTTACTGTTATAGAATGATGCTGTTTGGGTTGAAAAATGCTGGTGCTACCTATATgcgagccatgactaccatctttcacaacatgatacacaaagagatcgaggtgtatgtggatgacgtcatcatcaaatccaggaAAGTTGCAGATCATATGGAAGACTtgcgaaagttcttcaacaggttgagaaggtacaatttgaaactgaatcccaccaagtgtgcattcggggttcctgctagaaaattattgggtttcatcgtgagtcgtcgaggaatagaattggatccatcaaaggtcaaagctatccaagaactgccgccaccaaagaacaaggacgtgatgagtttcctgggaagactcatcTATATCATCCGATTCATAGCTCAGTCTACTGTCATTTGCGAACCCATCTTCAAatgctgaagaaggatgccgccaccaaatggaccgatgaatgtcaaaaggcttttgacagaatcaaggaatacttgtctaCGCCGCCAGTCTTGGTTCCACCTGAACCAGGGAGACCCCTCTTGCTCTATCTCGTAGTgtcagtgtcacgacccaaactgaagggccatgactagcacccgaccacacttgccgagcaccaacgtatatttcatctaaccttcattattatcttttaaggctgacgagatcaatataaatggtagacctagatcatggacaaccagcaataaaatatgacggcatgaacatacatagcaggggatgaccagacaatcaagaaactacatataaggtatgagctaccacgctactatgaaagactatacaacaaaaactagccgacaaggcataccaaactatacatgagccgacacctgtctatgagcctctaaaagaacataagtgttgcaacatagccggaacagggccccgacatacccataatgtctataacaaaaattgcataccaagaccaaggcaagtccggagaagggatctcgccaatcaccgctgaactggacagtctactgtggtgggggagctgcacctgcctgtctatcaggacctgcagcatgacatgcagcgtccacaaataaaaggacgtcagtacgaataaagtactgagtatgtaaggcaaggaaccataaatacgatcagtaatgtaagcaaggatagagaatatacaacctgtaacatcttagtacctctgagggctacttacatgaaatgcatgatacatatgtataaatacataaacctttaaagcattcgcctctgtgggcatcatcatcatcatatcgtacccggccataataggctcggtagaatcgtacccggccacgtggagctcggtaaaacccaactgatcagtggttgcacaataggtgccgtacccggccaactatagcgtggctcggtagagtaaaatagatacatatatataatgcatgctcgactcatggaatcacattctaaacctttcggagtgacgtaaggtcggtatcctctgtacacgttattaggactaactcttcactatgaaccttataagaatcaggaagtaccaacaacattgataacataagactaagagaagcaacattaacatcaatcgttccataagagggaaaacaatgtaagtactgctagcttctaagagtagagtatcttggaagatcgttcattacattatgtacaatcggagtcgtgcaaaagaaggaaagggatagcctcacataccttgtatatactgccccaatctcaagctatgcaattgtcaaaactccttagtctacaataagagaaacgatactatcgttatcatttaagcgtcataactattatgtatcgaccacaacctattttacgatgaaacggacagcacctcccctatatatatgacctcacaccattcaaaacaatcaccaaacagcccaaacaacatcaataataaacatattgagcctcccaaaatagtccacacacagcctaatcactccatacatacgacgaccaccgtagtcgtgtcaaacaacctggaaatgttacgaataactatcagcccataaccctacatatatatggtgtttctccacacccttcctcctccaaaactccacaagatagtagtaaaatacgcagcccaacaacaacgcaaaacagtccacaaaacaataacattacttccaagcctttcgatatatatttcacaagttctagcttcaatggcttagctgcaacttggataatcttaaatacatatagagtaagaggttccttacctttatacagaaataacaactccaatttgaccttaaatttccatgaaatatccctccaatgctgccacaacaacaaaaaagcaaaactagcgatcaattagtgtttttcggcactagaatcactttagaaggcttgaaatcacctaggattgatattaagaacatgagggagtatttacagaacataaaccctttaaaacaacctcccacacgagctggaacgacacaaaaatgagcaacaacaagaagaacaagagacttactagcgccacggaattcccgacacttgatttgtgttgtttgcccttttttgggtcttgaatcttgagagaaccttgagaggatgttcctagggttataaggtctgaaaatagtgaaaataaatgacttaaaacgggttggagtcatcctatataggtccaaatatcttaaaccgacttagtgggccccatagagaggtgcttggcgcagtctcgcgaaaacgcgaatatctctctactacgagatcgtatcgatgaacggtttaatgacttggaaacta contains:
- the LOC138885802 gene encoding uncharacterized protein, encoding MKGHTIDECRSLKDKIQNLINNKIIIAKEPAPNVRNNPLPDHKGGGIHMIEIEDDWDPKGSIGLIDEGDEPQKPVVTLNPIVVQIQPSKEDVVNVSVPLEFEAPPEKVPKPIEVEFGIPKAPAPFEVVVLPPKVPIPVSMTDMTPLKSKAIPWYYTAEARRKGKTHTGEAVAAQGMTRTGRVYTSEHLAESSKQASGRPVETGPDDLWRKIHANEYSVVEQLNKTPAQISILALLQSSETHKNALMKILSEAYVPSNITGGEIENMVGHVLESHKITFHEDELPPEGLSHNKALHITVQCEAHFITRILVDGGSSLNICPLITLRTLGKGLHEVKHGAISVKAYDGSQRSTIGEISLCLQMGPTWFDIEFQVIDVPASYNLLLGRPWIHATGAVASTLHQVVKFEWNHQERVNAVDKDKWWDSKIQSILNWSGYEPGKGLGKNLQGITKPIKLKKHSTNFGLGYEYTWEEFNHYSPPWRGPYYPLEHPIPQLEQTFQPADTLYGSEEDEALAAIMNLFLEDNMDCCVIFEEEGEEGPSIQAVN